The proteins below are encoded in one region of Misgurnus anguillicaudatus chromosome 24, ASM2758022v2, whole genome shotgun sequence:
- the tpst1 gene encoding protein-tyrosine sulfotransferase 1 isoform X2 — MIGKLKQNLLVACLVISSVTVFYLGRHAMECHHRIEERSQPLLSSLRTTLRTGQNLSNPFIYNKDMPLIFIGGVPRSGTTLMRAMLDAHPDVRCGEETRVIPRILAMKQMWSRSGREKMRLDEAGVTDEVLDSAMQAFLLEIIVKHGEPATYLCNKDPFALKSLTYLAKIFPHAKFILMIRDGRASVHSMISRKVTIAGFDLSSYRDCLTKWNRAIETMYTQCLEAADKCLPMHYEQLVLHPEKWMRTLLQFLNIPWNNAVLHHEELIGKAGGVSLSKVERSTDQVIKPVNVEALSKWVGKIPQDVLRDMAVIAPMLARLGYDPHANPPNYGRPDPLVLDNTRRIQKSPEKPNPS; from the exons ATGATCGGCAAGTTAAAGCAGAACTTACTAGTGGCCTGCCTGGTCATCAGCTCAGTCACAGTCTTCTACCTAGGTAGACACGCCATGGAGTGCCACCACCGGATCGAGGAACGCAGCCAGCCGCTGCTGAGCAGTTTGCGCACAACACTACGTACAGGCCAGAACCTCAGCAACCCTTTCATCTACAATAAAGACATGCCGCTTATATTTATTGGTGGCGTGCCTCGCAGTGGGACAACTCTTATGCGGGCCATGCTTGACGCCCACCCCGATGTACGCTGTGGGGAAGAGACCCGCGTCATCCCTCGCATTCTGGCCATGAAACAGATGTGGAGCCGCTCTGGGAGGGAGAAGATGCGTCTAGACGAAGCCGGAGTAACAGACGAGGTCTTGGACTCGGCCATGCAGGCGTTCCTGCTGGAGATCATCGTAAAACACGGGGAGCCGGCCACTTATCTGTGTAATAAAGACCCTTTTGCCCTTAAATCACTTACTTATCTGGCTAAGATTTTCCCTCATGCTAAGTTCATCCTCATGATACGTGACGGCAGGGCCTCCGTTCACTCCATGATCTCCCGTAAGGTCACCATTGCCGGGTTTGACTTGAGCAGCTATCGGGACTGCCTTACAAAGTGGAATCGGGCCATAGAGACAATGTACACACAATGCCTAGAGGCAGCTGACAAGTGCCTACCCATGCACTACGAACAGCTCGTCCTTCACCCAGAAAAGTGGATGAGGACGCTTCTGCAATTCCTGAACATTCCTTGGAACAATGCAGTTCTGCACCACGAAGAGCTCATTGGGAAAGCAGGAGGCGTTTCACTTTCCAA GGTAGAGAGATCCACAGACCAGGTGATCAAGCCTGTCAACGTGGAGGCTCTATCCAAGTGGGTCGGTAAAATCCCCCAGGATGTGCTGCGGGACATGGCCGTTATCGCCCCCATGCTGGCCAGGCTTGGATACGACCCCCACGCCAACCCTCCAAACTACGGTCGGCCCGATCCCCTCGTCCTGGACAACACTAGAAGG
- the tpst1 gene encoding protein-tyrosine sulfotransferase 1 isoform X1 has translation MIGKLKQNLLVACLVISSVTVFYLGRHAMECHHRIEERSQPLLSSLRTTLRTGQNLSNPFIYNKDMPLIFIGGVPRSGTTLMRAMLDAHPDVRCGEETRVIPRILAMKQMWSRSGREKMRLDEAGVTDEVLDSAMQAFLLEIIVKHGEPATYLCNKDPFALKSLTYLAKIFPHAKFILMIRDGRASVHSMISRKVTIAGFDLSSYRDCLTKWNRAIETMYTQCLEAADKCLPMHYEQLVLHPEKWMRTLLQFLNIPWNNAVLHHEELIGKAGGVSLSKVERSTDQVIKPVNVEALSKWVGKIPQDVLRDMAVIAPMLARLGYDPHANPPNYGRPDPLVLDNTRRVFKGEFQLPDFLKEQTQIQKSPEKPNPS, from the exons ATGATCGGCAAGTTAAAGCAGAACTTACTAGTGGCCTGCCTGGTCATCAGCTCAGTCACAGTCTTCTACCTAGGTAGACACGCCATGGAGTGCCACCACCGGATCGAGGAACGCAGCCAGCCGCTGCTGAGCAGTTTGCGCACAACACTACGTACAGGCCAGAACCTCAGCAACCCTTTCATCTACAATAAAGACATGCCGCTTATATTTATTGGTGGCGTGCCTCGCAGTGGGACAACTCTTATGCGGGCCATGCTTGACGCCCACCCCGATGTACGCTGTGGGGAAGAGACCCGCGTCATCCCTCGCATTCTGGCCATGAAACAGATGTGGAGCCGCTCTGGGAGGGAGAAGATGCGTCTAGACGAAGCCGGAGTAACAGACGAGGTCTTGGACTCGGCCATGCAGGCGTTCCTGCTGGAGATCATCGTAAAACACGGGGAGCCGGCCACTTATCTGTGTAATAAAGACCCTTTTGCCCTTAAATCACTTACTTATCTGGCTAAGATTTTCCCTCATGCTAAGTTCATCCTCATGATACGTGACGGCAGGGCCTCCGTTCACTCCATGATCTCCCGTAAGGTCACCATTGCCGGGTTTGACTTGAGCAGCTATCGGGACTGCCTTACAAAGTGGAATCGGGCCATAGAGACAATGTACACACAATGCCTAGAGGCAGCTGACAAGTGCCTACCCATGCACTACGAACAGCTCGTCCTTCACCCAGAAAAGTGGATGAGGACGCTTCTGCAATTCCTGAACATTCCTTGGAACAATGCAGTTCTGCACCACGAAGAGCTCATTGGGAAAGCAGGAGGCGTTTCACTTTCCAA GGTAGAGAGATCCACAGACCAGGTGATCAAGCCTGTCAACGTGGAGGCTCTATCCAAGTGGGTCGGTAAAATCCCCCAGGATGTGCTGCGGGACATGGCCGTTATCGCCCCCATGCTGGCCAGGCTTGGATACGACCCCCACGCCAACCCTCCAAACTACGGTCGGCCCGATCCCCTCGTCCTGGACAACACTAGAAGG